The Scylla paramamosain isolate STU-SP2022 unplaced genomic scaffold, ASM3559412v1 Contig5, whole genome shotgun sequence genome contains a region encoding:
- the LOC135096651 gene encoding uncharacterized protein LOC135096651 isoform X2: MTIHRGHVCCQNNRCTSYIEWVVKRPRSFSPHLFHYHDAMHDRVKKILKERQKEAEDSLVAHLQVCLPSAVQHIHGLCDFGNLPCRPGGSRYGKHHPFTPDTLPTPQAPHTPGERQEHTPNSCHVSKSNQREFLKTWGSDSGTPASPPTPHPGRPSMPPRGHPGGGCRTPCTPHTP, translated from the exons ATGACAATCCACAGAGGACATGTCTGTTGTCAAAATAACAGGTGTACTTCTTACATTGAGTGGGTGGTCAAGAGGCCCAGGAGCTTTTCTCCG CACTTATTCCATTACCACGACGCGATGCACGACAGGGTGAAAAAAATCCTCAAAGAACGACAGAAGGAAGCCGAGGACTCCTTAGTGGCACACCTTCAAGTCTGCCTTCCCTCAGCTGTTCAACATATTCATGGCCTTTGTGACTTTGGCAATCTTCCCTGCAGGCCTGGCGG gtCAAGGTATGGGAAgcatcaccccttcaccccagaCACCCTCCCCACACCCCAGGCCCCACACACCCCTGGGGAGAGGCAGGAACACACCCCAAACAGCTGTCATGTCTCAAAATCAAATCAAAGGGAATTTTTGAAGACTTGGGGTTCAGACAGTGGTACCCCTGCTTCTCCCCCAACCCCACACCCCGGACGCCCCTCCATGCCACCCCGTGGACACCCTGGGGGAGGCTGCCGCACCCCATGCACCCCACACACCCCATGA
- the LOC135096651 gene encoding uncharacterized protein LOC135096651 isoform X3 yields the protein MPHLFHYHDAMHDRVKKILKERQKEAEDSLVAHLQVCLPSAVQHIHGLCDFGNLPCRPGGSRYGKHHPFTPDTLPTPQAPHTPGERQEHTPNSCHVSKSNQREFLKTWGSDSGTPASPPTPHPGRPSMPPRGHPGGGCRTPCTPHTP from the exons ATGCCA CACTTATTCCATTACCACGACGCGATGCACGACAGGGTGAAAAAAATCCTCAAAGAACGACAGAAGGAAGCCGAGGACTCCTTAGTGGCACACCTTCAAGTCTGCCTTCCCTCAGCTGTTCAACATATTCATGGCCTTTGTGACTTTGGCAATCTTCCCTGCAGGCCTGGCGG gtCAAGGTATGGGAAgcatcaccccttcaccccagaCACCCTCCCCACACCCCAGGCCCCACACACCCCTGGGGAGAGGCAGGAACACACCCCAAACAGCTGTCATGTCTCAAAATCAAATCAAAGGGAATTTTTGAAGACTTGGGGTTCAGACAGTGGTACCCCTGCTTCTCCCCCAACCCCACACCCCGGACGCCCCTCCATGCCACCCCGTGGACACCCTGGGGGAGGCTGCCGCACCCCATGCACCCCACACACCCCATGA